In the Blattabacterium sp. (Blattella germanica) str. Bge genome, CTAGTTTGGTAAAATCGGAAAATTTATCTTCTCAAGAAGAGAAGATCTCTAAAAAAGAGGAAAAAAATATTTTTAACATAATTTTGAAATCATCTGGAAATTCTAAATTATCCGTGGTGAAATTGGTGAAAGAAACAACTGGAAAAGGACTTAAGGAATCTAAGGATTTAGTAGATAATATTCCTAGTGTTCTTAAAGAATCTGTGAATAAAAAAGAAGCAGAAGATTTAAAAAATAAATTTGAAGAAATAGGAGCTGAAGTAGAATTGAAATAATATAGTTTTTTTTTTAAAATAATATCCATTAAACTAAAATTGGTGAATACAGAGAATACAGAAAAAATATCAGAAAGAATTACTTTTTCTTCAGTAGCAAAACAAGTCGAGTATCCTGATTTTTTGGACATCCAAATAAAGTCATTTAAAGAATTTTTTCAATTAGATACAAAACCTGAAAACAGGAAGAATGAGGGGTTATTCAAAGCTTTTACAGAAAATTTTCCAATTTCAGATGCAAGAAATTCTTTTGTTTTAGAATTTAAAGGTTATTCTATAGATTCTCCTAGATATTCTATAGAAGAATGTATTGAAAGAGGATTAACTTATAGTGTTCCTTTGAAAGCTAAATTAAAATTGTATTGTACAGATCCTGAACACGAAGATTTTGAAACAGTCTATCAAGATGTTTATTTAGGAACATGTCCTTATATGACTCCTTCTGGTTCATTTATTTTTAATGGAGCAGAAAGGGTAATTGTTTCTCAATTACATCGTTCTCCAGGGGTCTTTTTTGGTCAATCTCATCATGCTAATGGAACTAAACTTTATTCTGCTAGAATTATTCCATTTAAGGGTTCATGGATAGAATTCGCTACGGACATTAATAATGTTATGTATGCATATATCGATAGAAAGAAAAAATTACCAATGACAACTTTATTGCGTTCTATAGGATATGAAAGAGATAAAGATATATTGGAAATTTTTGACTTAGCTGAAGAAATTAAAATTACAGATGAGAGCAAGAACATTTTAAATAGAACTTTGGCGGCTAGAATTTTAAGAATATGGCATGAAGATTTTGTGGATGAAGATACAGGAGAAGTGGTTTCTATAGAAAAAAATGAAATTCTTATAGATAGAGATGTTCTTTTAAAAGAAGAACATATTGATCTTCTGAAGAATCATGAAATAAAAACTGTTTTGTTGCATAAAGAAGGAGGAAGAAAAAAAGATTATTCAATTATTTATAACACCTTACACAAGGATCCAACTAACTCAGAAAAAGAAGCAGTAGAATATATTTATAGACAACTTAGAAACACGGAACCTCCGGATGAGGAAACTGCTAGAGGAGTTATAGATAAACTTTTTTTTTCTGATACTAGATACAGTTTAGGGCCTGTAGGAAGATACAGATTAAATAAACGTCTTGAATTAAATATAGATCCAAATCACTTGGTTTTAACAAAAAAAGATATTATTGCGATTGTAGATCATTTAAATGCTTTGTTTAATTCTAAAAGAGAAGTAGATGATATTGATCATTTATCTAATAGACGTGTTAGAACTGTTGGAGAACAACTTTATACTCAATTTAGCATTGGTTTAGCAAGAATGGCTAGAACTATAAGAGAAAGAATGAATGTTCGTGATAATGAAGTTTTCATGCCAGTAGATCTTATTAATGCTAAAACTTTGTCATCGGTAATCAATACTTTTTTTGGAACGAATCAATTATCTCAATTTATGGATCAGACAAATCCTTTATCTGAAATCACTCATAAAAGAAGACTTTCAGCTTTAGGTCCTGGTGGTTTATCTAGAGAAAGAGCTGGTTTTGAAGTTAGAGATGTTAATTACTCTCATTATGGAAGATTGTGTCCAATTGAAACACCAGAAGGCCCCAACATAGGATTAATATCTTCTCTTTCTGTATTTGCAAAAATAAATAATATGGGTTTTGTAGAAACCCCTTACAGAACAGTTTTTCAGAAAAAAGTAGATTTAAAATCCGAGGTAAAATATTTAAGTGCAGAAGAAGAAGAAGGAAAAATTATAGCACAAGCTAATGCTATTGATCAATATGGAAATTTTTTATCTGATAGAATTATAGCTCGTGAAGATGGAGATTTTCCGATAGTACAATCCAATCAAGTAGATTATATTGATGTAGCTCCTAATCAAATAGCTTCTATTTCTGCTTCCTTAATTCCTTTTTTGGAACATGATGATGCTAATAGAGCACTTATGGGTTCTAATATGATGCGTCAAGCTGTTCCATTATTAAAACCTGATGCTCCTATTGTAGGAACTGGATTGGAACAACAGGTTGCAAGGGATTCTCGGATTTTAATTAATGCAAAAAAAAATGGAATAGTCGAGTATATTGATTCAAAAAAGATAATTGTTCGTTATGATAAAACAGATAAAGAAGCTTTAGTTAGCTTTGATGATGATGTTCAGGTTTATGATCTTATTAAATTTAGAAAAACGAATCAAAATACATGTATTAATTTGAAGCCTATTGTAAAAAAGGGAATGAGAATTGTAAAAGGACAAATTTTGTGTGAAGGTTATGCGACAGAAAATGGAGAATTAGCTTTAGGAAGAAATTTGAAAGCAGCTTTTATTCCGTGTAACGGGTATAATTTTGAAGATGCTGTTTTAATTTCTGAGAAAGTAGTTAGTGAAGATTGGTTTACTTCTATACATATAGATGAATATTCTTTAGATGTTCGTGATACAAAATTAGGAATGGAAGAATTAACTAATGATATTCCTAATGTTAGTGAAGAAGCTACTAAAGATTTGGATGAAAATGGGATCATAAGAGTTGGAGCAGAGGTTAAACCTGGAGATATTCTTATTGGTAAAATAACACCTAAAGGAGAATCTGATCCGACTCCAGAAGAAAAATTATTGAGAGCTATTTTTGGAGATAAAGCAGGAAATGTAAAAGACGCTTCTTTAAGAGCCGAACCATCTTTATTTGGAGTAGTTATAGATACAAAGCTTTTTATCAGAAGTATAAAGGATAAGCAAACTAGAACACAGGACAAAATAAAAATAGAATGTTTAGAAAAAAAATATGAAAAAAAATTTTTAGATCTTAGAAATCTTTTAATAAAAATTATTTTCTGTTTTAAATGGAAATTATGTAACAGTTCCGTTTTCAATGAAAAAAATAAGGAGATTATAGCTAAAGGAAGCAAGTTTAATATAAAAAAACTTGAAAAAATATCGGATTATATAGGAGTTTTTTCTAATAGTTGGACAGATGATCCTGAAACTAACGATTTGATTTCTGAAATTTTGCATAATTATCAAATAGCAGTAGGCGATTTGACTAGTATTTTAAAACATAAAAAATTTTCTATTACAGTTGGAGATGAGCTACCTTCAGGAATCATTAAAATGGCAAAAGTATATATTGCAAAAAAAAGAAAATTAAAAGTAGGAGATAAAATGGCAGGAAGACATGGAAATAAGGGAGTCGTTGCACGTATACTTAGAGTAGAAGATATGCCATTTTTAGAAGATGGGAGTCCAGTGGATATTGTTTTAAATCCATTGGGAGTTCCTTCTAGAATGAACATAGGACAAATATATGAAACAGTGCTCGGTTGGGCAGGTCAGAAATTAAATAGAAAATTTTCTACTCCTATATTTGATGGAGCTACAATAGATCAAATTTGTGAATATACAGATAAAGCTAAAATTCCTCGTTTTGGAACTACTTATTTGTTTGATGGAGGAACAGGAGAAAAGTTTGATCAACCGGCTACTGTTGGAGTAATATATATGTTAAAATTGGGTCATATGGTTGATGACAAAATGCATGCTCGTTCAATAGGCCCTTATTCTTTAATCACTCAACAACCTTTAGGTGGAAAAGCCCAATTTGGAGGTCAGCGTTTTGGAGAAATGGAAGTGTGGGCATTAGAAGCTTTTGGAGCTTCTAATATTTTGCGTGAAATATTAACAGTTAAATCAGATGATGTAGTAGGAAGAGCTAAAACTTATGAAGCTATAGTAAAGGGGGAACCCATGCCTGAACCCAATAATCCAGAATCTTTTAATGTTCTTTGCTATGAATTAAAAGGATTAGGATTAGATATACGTTTAGAAGAGTGATATTTTTTCATTATATGTGTAAAATCAATGAATAGAAAGAAAAACAACAAGTTTAATAAAGTAACTATTAGGTTAGCTTCTCCAGAAGCTATATTGAAAGAATCTCATGGAGAAGTATTAAAACCGGAAACTATAAATTATCGCACTCATAAACCAGAAAGAGATGGTCTTTTTTGTGAACGGATTTTTGGTCCAGTGAAAGATTATGAATGTGCATGTGGAAAATATAAGAGAATTCGTTATAAAGGAATTGTTTGTGATAGATGTGGAGTTGAAGTGACCGAAAAAAAGGTTAGAAGAGAACGTATGGGGCATATTAGTCTAGTCGTTCCTGTTGTTCATATTTGGTGTTTTCGAACTTCTCCAAATAAAATTGGATATTTGTTGGGGTTACCTGCTAAAAAACTTGAAATGATTATTTATTATGAACGATATGTTGTCATTCAAGGAGGATCAGCTTTTCGTTCAGATGGATCTTCTTTTCAAAAAGGTGATTTTTTAACTGAAGAAGAATATTTACATATTTTAAACAAACTTCCAAAAGGAAATCAACAATTAGAAGATTCTGATCCAAATAAATTTATTGCTAAAATGGGAGCAGAATGTATAGAAGAGCTTCTCAATCGTATTGATTTAGATATTTTATCATCTGAATTAAGAAATCAAGCTCACCATGAAACTTCTAAACAAAGACGCATTGAAGCATTGAAACGGTTACAAGTAGTAGAAGCTTTCAGAGAAGGAAAAAATGGAGGGACACCGTCTTGGATGATTATTCATGTGTTGTCTGTCATTCCCCCTGAATTGAGACCCTTAGTTCCTTTAGATGGAGGTCGTTATGCTGCTTCTGATATGACAGATTTATATCGTCGTGTACTTATAAGAAATAATCGTTTAAAAAGACTTATAGAAATTAAAGCTCCTGAAGTCATTTTAAGAAATGAAAAAAGAATGCTTCAGGAAGCGGTAGATTCTCTTTTTGATAATTCAAGAAAAGTATCTGCAGTAAAATCGGAAGCTAATCGTCCTTTAAAATCTTTATCAGATGCTTTAAAAGGGAAACAAGGTCGTTTTAGACAAAATCTTCTTGGTAAAAGGGTAGATTATTCTGCAAGATCAGTTATTGTTGTTGGTCCACATTTAAAATTACATGAGTGTGGGCTTCCTAAAGATATGGCAGCAGAACTTTATAAACCTTTTATTATACGTAAATTAATAGAAAGAGGAATAGTGAAAACTGTCAAATCTTCCAAAAAAATCATTGATAAAAGAGATCCTATGATATGGGATATTCTAGAAAATGTTTTAAGAGGACATCCTATATTATTAAATAGAGCTCCTACTTTACATAGATTAGGAATTCAAGCTTTTCAACCAAAATTAATAGAAGGAAAGGCTATTCAATTGCATCCTTTAGTTTGCGCTGCTTTTAATGCGGATTTTGATGGAGATCAAATGGCTGTTCATTTGCCATTATCATATGGTGCTATTTTGGAAGCTCAACTTTTAATGTTGGCCTCTCAAAATATATTAAATCCTGCTAATGGATCTCCGATTACAGTTCCTTCTCAAGATATGGTACTAGGATTATATTATATGACAAAGCCTTTGTTATCAGATTCTAAAGATAAAGTTAAAGGAGAAGGACTTATTTTTTATTCACCAGAAGAAGTAGTAATAGCATATAATCAAAGAGTAGTCGATTTACATGCTTTAATTAAGGTAAAAGTAAATATTCGTGAAGAAGATAAATTTTCGAATAGATTAATAGAAACGACTGTAGGTAGAGTATTGTTCAATCAAGTAGTTCCTCAAAAAGTCGGATTTATTAATGAATCTTTGACAAAGAAATCTTTAAGAGAAATTATAGGTAAAATTTTGTATCTTACAGATGTTCCTACTACTGCTAATTTTTTAGATGATATTAAAGAATTAGGTTTCTATAATGCATTTAAAGGGGGTCTTTCTTTTGGATTAGGAGATATCATTATCCCTGATAATAAAAAAGACATGGTTGATTATGCTATCAAACAGGTTGATAATGTCAAAATGAATTATAACATGGGATTGATAACAAATAACGAACGTTATAATCAAGTTATAGATATATGGACCAATACCAATGCTATGCTTACAGAAAGAGTAATGAAATATATGCGAGAAGATCGACAAGGATTTAATCCTGTATATATGATGTTGGATTCTGGAGCTAGAGGATCTAAAGAACAAATACGTCAACTTTCTGGAATGCGTGGATTAATGGCAAAACCTCAAAAAGCTGGATCTTCTGGAGGAGAAATTATTGAAAATCCCATTATCTCCAATTTTAGAGAGGGACTTTCTATTTTGGAATATTTTATATCCACTCATGGTGCTCGTAAAGGATTAGCAGATACAGCATTAAAAACAGCAGATGCTGGATATCTTACTAGACGTTTAGTTGATGCGGCTCAAGATGTGATTATCAAAATGGAAGACTGTAATACTTTACGTGGTTTGGAAATATCTGCATTAAAAAAAAATGAAGAGATAGTAGAAACTTTATTTGATAGAATTTTAGGTCGTATATCTTTAAATGATGTTTATCACCCAAAATACGATCAATTGATAATCTCTTCTGGGGATATGATAGACGAAAAAATAGCAAAAATAATTGATCAATCTGGAATTGAAATGGTAGAGGTTAGATCTCCTTTAACTTGTGAAGCAAAAATGGGGATTTGTTCTAAATGTTATGGTCGTAATTTATCAACAGGAGAAATAGTTAAAAAAGGAGAGGCAGTAGGAGTTATAGCAGCTCAATCTATTGGAGAACCAGGAACTCAATTAACATTGCGTACTTTTCATGTTGGGGGAACAGCAGGTAATATTACTGAATCTTCACAAATCAGAGCTAAATATGATGGAATTGTAGAATTCGAAGATTTAAAAATTGTAAAAACGAAAAAAGATTCTGAGGAAATAGGAATAGTAGTTTCTAGATCTACAGAAATGAAACTTTTTAATCAAAAAAAATCATCTATTTTGATGATTAATAACATTCCTTATGGAGCTTCCTTGTATGTAAATCATGGAGATCTGTTAAAAACAGGAGATATGATTTGTAAATGGGATTTATATAATGCAGTTATTGTTGCAGAGTTTTCCGGAATTATATCTTATCAACATTTAGAACAAGGTGTTACTTTTCAAGTTGAAATAGATGAACAAACTGGATTTCAAGAAAAAGTAATAACAGAAGTAAGAAATAAAAATTTAGTTCCAACATTAAAAATACTGAATGATAAAAACGAAGAATTAAAAGTATATAATCTCCCAGTGGGAGCTCATTTAATGGTGGAAAATGAAGAAAAAATAGATGTAGGAAAAATTTTAGTTAAAGTTCCTAGAAAATCTGCTAAATCTGGAGATATAACAGGGGGATTGCCTCGTTTATCTGAATTATTTGAAGCACGAAATCCTTCTAATCCAGCAGTGGTTTCAGAAATGGATGGAATAGTGAGTCATGGAAAAATAAAAAGAGGAAATAGGGAAATTATTGTAGAATCTAAAACAGGAGAGATCAGAAAATATCTTGTCAAATTATCTAATCAAATACTTGTTCAAGAAAATGATTATGTAAAAGCAGGAATGCCTCTATCAGATGGGGCCGTTACTCCTAATGATATTTTAAATATAAGAGGACCTAGAGCTGTTCAAGAATATTTAGTTAAAGAAATACAAGAAGTCTACCGTTTGCAAGGTGTAAAAATAAATGATAAACATTTTGAAGTTATTGTTTTGCAAATGATGAGAAAAGTCGAAGTTATAGATGTAGGTGATACTAAATTTTTAGAAGGAAATATAGAATATAAAGATGACTTTATAGAAGAAAATGATAGAATTTATCAGATGAAAGTAGTTGAAGATTCTGGAAATTCCACTATTTTCAAAATAGGTGATATTATTAATTATAGAGATTTGAGGAATGAAAATGCCGTTTTAAAATACAAAAATAAAAAATTGATAAAAACTAGAAATGCAATTCCTGCTACTGCTAGACCGATATTACAAGGAATAACACGAGCTGCTTTGCAAACCAAATCTTTTATATCAGCAGCTTCATTTCAAGAAACAACAAAAGTTTTAAGTGAAGCCGCGATAAGTAGCAAAACTGATTATTTATATGGATTGAAAGAAAATGTGATAGTGGGGCATAAAATTCCTGCAGGAACTGGATTAAGAGAATATGAAAATGTTCATCCAGAAATTTTGCAATAAATCTATGAAGATTTTTTTTTGATTTTTTCCCATTGGTTTTTTATATATGCTGTTTTGTTGAAAATGATTTTATCAAATTTAACATTTTCCACATAAAAATAACCAATTCTTTGGAACTGATAATGGTCTCCTTTTTTTGCTTTTTTTAAAGAAGGTTCTGCATAACCTATAATTTTATCTTTTGATTTGGGATTTATACATGTATGAAAATCTACGTCTGGATTTCTTTTCAAAAAAAGAGGATTATATAAATTAATCTCTATAGGAAAAGAATGTTTTATGGAGACCCAGTGCAAAGTGCTTTTTGTTCTTCCTTTTTCTTCTATTTTTTCTTTTTTTCCAGATTTGCTTTTGGGATCATAAGTACAGTGTATTTCCTGAATTTCTCCTTTAGAATTTTTGAGAATAGAATTAGCCTTTATAATGTAAGCATTTTTAAGTCTGACTTCTTTTCCAATACTAAGACGAAAAAAATTCTTTTTTTGTTTTTCCAAAAAATCGTCTTCTTCAATATATATAAATTTAGAAAAGGGTATTTTTCTATTTCCAAAATTAGTATTTTCCGGATTATTTTCTGCTTCTATCCATTCAGTAGTATTAATTGAATAATTATCAATGATCAATTTTATTGGATGAAATACTACCATTACTCTAGGAGCAATCTTATTTAAATGTTCTCTTATCCAAAATTCTAGAAGAGATATATCAATGATATTATTTCTTTTTGTAATTCCTATTTTATGAACAAAATTTTTTAAAGCTATTGAAGTATATCCTTTACGACGTAATCCAGATATTGTTAAGATACGAGGATCATCCCAAGATTGAATAATTTTTTTTTCTATTAAATATTGAATTTTTCTTTTACTAGTTATAGTATGACTTAAATTTAATCTTGAAAACTCTATTTGTTTAGGTCTTATTTTTTCAGAATCATGAATTTGATCTAAATACCAATTATATAACGGACGTCTATTTTCAAATTCTAACGAGCATAAAGAATGTGATATTTGTTCAAAATAATCACATTGACCATGAGTCCAATCATAAGTGGGATAAATACACCATTGATTTCCAGTTCTGTGATGTTTTTCATGCAAAATTCTATACATAATTGGATCTCGCATATTCATATTTGGAGAACTCATATTAATTTTAGCTCTTAAAACACAAGAACCTTCCCTAAAAAATCCGTTTTTCATTTTTTCGAATAAATACAAATTTTCATTTATAGATCTGTTCCTGTAATTACTATGAATTCCACTTTCGAAAGGACTTTTTCTTTGAAATTGGATGATTTTTTGGGATTGATCATCTACATAAGCTTTGTTTTCTTTAATTAATTTCACAGCCCACTCATAAAGCTTATGAAAATAATCTGAGGCATAGCTTTCTCTATCCCATTTAAACCCTAAGAAAAGAATGTCTTTTTTTATAGATTCTATAAAATTCCTATTTTCTACTATAGGATTAGTATCATCAAATCTTAAATTAACTGGAGATTTGTATTTTTTTCCTAATTCAAAATTGAGACATATAGCTTTTACATGTCCAATATGAAGATATCCATTCGGTTCGGGAGGAAAACGAAATCTAATCTTTTCAACAGGAAATCCATTGTTTATATCTTCCTCTATAATTTTTTCAATAAAATGTAGATGTGATTCTATTCCAATAAAAAATTTATAATTAGAAATCAATTCTAATGCGAATATAATTAATTTTTTGAAAAAAATATATTTTTGCTATATTATTTTTAATAGTTAAAACTTGAATTATTTAGAAACTGTTCAGTGGATTTTTAAACGTCTTCCAATTTATCAGACATCAGGGTTAAAATCCTATAAACCAGGTTTGAAAAGAATACTCAATTTTTGTTCTCATTTAGGAAATCCCCAAAATTTTTTTAAAAGCATCCATGTAGGCGGAACAAATGGAAAAGGATCTACAGTTCATATGTTATCTTCTATTCTGCAAGAAGAAAAATATAAAATTGGATTATTTACTTCCCCTCATTTAATAGATTTTAGGGAAAGAATCACCTGTAATGGTGTTTTAATAGAAAAAGATTTCGTTGTTGATTTCATTAGAAAAAATCAAAAATTTATAGAAAATGAAAAAATTTCATTTTTTGAAATGAATACAGCTTTAGCTTTTCAATATTTTAAAGAAAGACAAGTAAATATAGCAATTATTGAAGTAGGACTGGGGGGCAGGTTGGATTCCACTAACCTTATAATCCCAGAAATATCTGTTATCACAAACGTCAGCATAGACCATACAGAAACTCTTGGAAATAGCAAATTAAAAATAGCCTTTGAAAAAGCAGGAATCATTAAAAAAAATGTATCAGTAATAATAGGAAGAAAAATCTCAAAAGAGATACAATTTATTTTTTTTAAAGAAGCTTTAAAAAAAAATTCGCCAATCTATTTTTCTGTAAAAGAAAAGGAAGATTTTAAATATAAAATGCCTTTCGAAGCAGATTATCAAGATTTAAATAGAAGTGTTGTATTAAAAACTGTAAATATTTTACATTATAGAAAAAATATAATTGTATCTAATCAATCCATAAAAAAAGGATTAAAAAATGTAATCAAAAACACAAATTTTAAAGGTCGTTGGCAGATTTTACAAAATAAACCAAAAATTGTTTGTGATATAGCTCATAATGAAGAAGGCATTGATATGATAAATCATCAATTAAAAAAAGAATCTTATAATAAATTGCATTTGGTTTTAGGTTTTGTGAAAGAGAAAGAAGTAGAAAAGCTATTAAAATATTTTCCAATTGAATCTTTCTATTACTTTTGTCAACCAAAAATTGATAGAAAATTCCCCATAGATGACCTAAAAAT is a window encoding:
- the rplL gene encoding 50S ribosomal protein L7/L12, whose protein sequence is MIEKLAEQLVNLTVKQVNELALILKKKYGIEPSSLVKSENLSSQEEKISKKEEKNIFNIILKSSGNSKLSVVKLVKETTGKGLKESKDLVDNIPSVLKESVNKKEAEDLKNKFEEIGAEVELK
- the rpoB gene encoding DNA-directed RNA polymerase subunit beta; its protein translation is MVNTENTEKISERITFSSVAKQVEYPDFLDIQIKSFKEFFQLDTKPENRKNEGLFKAFTENFPISDARNSFVLEFKGYSIDSPRYSIEECIERGLTYSVPLKAKLKLYCTDPEHEDFETVYQDVYLGTCPYMTPSGSFIFNGAERVIVSQLHRSPGVFFGQSHHANGTKLYSARIIPFKGSWIEFATDINNVMYAYIDRKKKLPMTTLLRSIGYERDKDILEIFDLAEEIKITDESKNILNRTLAARILRIWHEDFVDEDTGEVVSIEKNEILIDRDVLLKEEHIDLLKNHEIKTVLLHKEGGRKKDYSIIYNTLHKDPTNSEKEAVEYIYRQLRNTEPPDEETARGVIDKLFFSDTRYSLGPVGRYRLNKRLELNIDPNHLVLTKKDIIAIVDHLNALFNSKREVDDIDHLSNRRVRTVGEQLYTQFSIGLARMARTIRERMNVRDNEVFMPVDLINAKTLSSVINTFFGTNQLSQFMDQTNPLSEITHKRRLSALGPGGLSRERAGFEVRDVNYSHYGRLCPIETPEGPNIGLISSLSVFAKINNMGFVETPYRTVFQKKVDLKSEVKYLSAEEEEGKIIAQANAIDQYGNFLSDRIIAREDGDFPIVQSNQVDYIDVAPNQIASISASLIPFLEHDDANRALMGSNMMRQAVPLLKPDAPIVGTGLEQQVARDSRILINAKKNGIVEYIDSKKIIVRYDKTDKEALVSFDDDVQVYDLIKFRKTNQNTCINLKPIVKKGMRIVKGQILCEGYATENGELALGRNLKAAFIPCNGYNFEDAVLISEKVVSEDWFTSIHIDEYSLDVRDTKLGMEELTNDIPNVSEEATKDLDENGIIRVGAEVKPGDILIGKITPKGESDPTPEEKLLRAIFGDKAGNVKDASLRAEPSLFGVVIDTKLFIRSIKDKQTRTQDKIKIECLEKKYEKKFLDLRNLLIKIIFCFKWKLCNSSVFNEKNKEIIAKGSKFNIKKLEKISDYIGVFSNSWTDDPETNDLISEILHNYQIAVGDLTSILKHKKFSITVGDELPSGIIKMAKVYIAKKRKLKVGDKMAGRHGNKGVVARILRVEDMPFLEDGSPVDIVLNPLGVPSRMNIGQIYETVLGWAGQKLNRKFSTPIFDGATIDQICEYTDKAKIPRFGTTYLFDGGTGEKFDQPATVGVIYMLKLGHMVDDKMHARSIGPYSLITQQPLGGKAQFGGQRFGEMEVWALEAFGASNILREILTVKSDDVVGRAKTYEAIVKGEPMPEPNNPESFNVLCYELKGLGLDIRLEE
- the rpoC gene encoding DNA-directed RNA polymerase subunit beta', which encodes MNRKKNNKFNKVTIRLASPEAILKESHGEVLKPETINYRTHKPERDGLFCERIFGPVKDYECACGKYKRIRYKGIVCDRCGVEVTEKKVRRERMGHISLVVPVVHIWCFRTSPNKIGYLLGLPAKKLEMIIYYERYVVIQGGSAFRSDGSSFQKGDFLTEEEYLHILNKLPKGNQQLEDSDPNKFIAKMGAECIEELLNRIDLDILSSELRNQAHHETSKQRRIEALKRLQVVEAFREGKNGGTPSWMIIHVLSVIPPELRPLVPLDGGRYAASDMTDLYRRVLIRNNRLKRLIEIKAPEVILRNEKRMLQEAVDSLFDNSRKVSAVKSEANRPLKSLSDALKGKQGRFRQNLLGKRVDYSARSVIVVGPHLKLHECGLPKDMAAELYKPFIIRKLIERGIVKTVKSSKKIIDKRDPMIWDILENVLRGHPILLNRAPTLHRLGIQAFQPKLIEGKAIQLHPLVCAAFNADFDGDQMAVHLPLSYGAILEAQLLMLASQNILNPANGSPITVPSQDMVLGLYYMTKPLLSDSKDKVKGEGLIFYSPEEVVIAYNQRVVDLHALIKVKVNIREEDKFSNRLIETTVGRVLFNQVVPQKVGFINESLTKKSLREIIGKILYLTDVPTTANFLDDIKELGFYNAFKGGLSFGLGDIIIPDNKKDMVDYAIKQVDNVKMNYNMGLITNNERYNQVIDIWTNTNAMLTERVMKYMREDRQGFNPVYMMLDSGARGSKEQIRQLSGMRGLMAKPQKAGSSGGEIIENPIISNFREGLSILEYFISTHGARKGLADTALKTADAGYLTRRLVDAAQDVIIKMEDCNTLRGLEISALKKNEEIVETLFDRILGRISLNDVYHPKYDQLIISSGDMIDEKIAKIIDQSGIEMVEVRSPLTCEAKMGICSKCYGRNLSTGEIVKKGEAVGVIAAQSIGEPGTQLTLRTFHVGGTAGNITESSQIRAKYDGIVEFEDLKIVKTKKDSEEIGIVVSRSTEMKLFNQKKSSILMINNIPYGASLYVNHGDLLKTGDMICKWDLYNAVIVAEFSGIISYQHLEQGVTFQVEIDEQTGFQEKVITEVRNKNLVPTLKILNDKNEELKVYNLPVGAHLMVENEEKIDVGKILVKVPRKSAKSGDITGGLPRLSELFEARNPSNPAVVSEMDGIVSHGKIKRGNREIIVESKTGEIRKYLVKLSNQILVQENDYVKAGMPLSDGAVTPNDILNIRGPRAVQEYLVKEIQEVYRLQGVKINDKHFEVIVLQMMRKVEVIDVGDTKFLEGNIEYKDDFIEENDRIYQMKVVEDSGNSTIFKIGDIINYRDLRNENAVLKYKNKKLIKTRNAIPATARPILQGITRAALQTKSFISAASFQETTKVLSEAAISSKTDYLYGLKENVIVGHKIPAGTGLREYENVHPEILQ
- the glnS gene encoding glutamine--tRNA ligase; this translates as MISNYKFFIGIESHLHFIEKIIEEDINNGFPVEKIRFRFPPEPNGYLHIGHVKAICLNFELGKKYKSPVNLRFDDTNPIVENRNFIESIKKDILFLGFKWDRESYASDYFHKLYEWAVKLIKENKAYVDDQSQKIIQFQRKSPFESGIHSNYRNRSINENLYLFEKMKNGFFREGSCVLRAKINMSSPNMNMRDPIMYRILHEKHHRTGNQWCIYPTYDWTHGQCDYFEQISHSLCSLEFENRRPLYNWYLDQIHDSEKIRPKQIEFSRLNLSHTITSKRKIQYLIEKKIIQSWDDPRILTISGLRRKGYTSIALKNFVHKIGITKRNNIIDISLLEFWIREHLNKIAPRVMVVFHPIKLIIDNYSINTTEWIEAENNPENTNFGNRKIPFSKFIYIEEDDFLEKQKKNFFRLSIGKEVRLKNAYIIKANSILKNSKGEIQEIHCTYDPKSKSGKKEKIEEKGRTKSTLHWVSIKHSFPIEINLYNPLFLKRNPDVDFHTCINPKSKDKIIGYAEPSLKKAKKGDHYQFQRIGYFYVENVKFDKIIFNKTAYIKNQWEKIKKKSS
- a CDS encoding Mur ligase family protein; the protein is MNYLETVQWIFKRLPIYQTSGLKSYKPGLKRILNFCSHLGNPQNFFKSIHVGGTNGKGSTVHMLSSILQEEKYKIGLFTSPHLIDFRERITCNGVLIEKDFVVDFIRKNQKFIENEKISFFEMNTALAFQYFKERQVNIAIIEVGLGGRLDSTNLIIPEISVITNVSIDHTETLGNSKLKIAFEKAGIIKKNVSVIIGRKISKEIQFIFFKEALKKNSPIYFSVKEKEDFKYKMPFEADYQDLNRSVVLKTVNILHYRKNIIVSNQSIKKGLKNVIKNTNFKGRWQILQNKPKIVCDIAHNEEGIDMINHQLKKESYNKLHLVLGFVKEKEVEKLLKYFPIESFYYFCQPKIDRKFPIDDLKILVHKMFKNRSKISFYSSVEKAFLSAKERADKNDLILISGSTFIVSEVLLYYL